The following are encoded in a window of Ranitomeya variabilis isolate aRanVar5 chromosome 8, aRanVar5.hap1, whole genome shotgun sequence genomic DNA:
- the SEC61A1 gene encoding protein transport protein Sec61 subunit alpha, with the protein MGIKFLEVIKPFCAILPEIQKPERKIQFKEKVLWTAITLFIFLVCCQIPLFGIMSSDSADPFYWMRVILASNRGTLMELGISPIVTSGLIMQLLAGAKIIEVGDTPKDRALFNGAQKLFGMIITIGQAIVYVMTGMYGDPSEMGAGICLLITIQLFVAGLIVLLLDELLQKGYGLGSGISLFIATNICETIVWKAFSPTTVNTGRGTEFEGAIIALFHLLATRTDKVRALREAFYRQNLPNLMNLIATIFVFAVVIYFQGFRVDLPIKSARYRGQYNTYPIKLFYTSNIPIILQSALVSNLYVISQMLSARFSGNLLVNLLGTWSDTSTGGPARAYPVGGLCYYLSPPESFGSVLDDPVHAVVYIVFMLGSCAFFSKTWIEVSGSSAKDVAKQLKEQQMVMRGHRETSMVHELNRYIPTAAAFGGLCIGALSVLADFLGAIGSGTGILLAVTIIYQYFEIFVKEQSEVGSMGALLF; encoded by the exons TCAAATTTCTTGAAGTAATTAAGCCGTTCTGTGCGATATTGCCAGAAATCCAAAAGCCAGAAAGAAAG attcaATTTAAAGAAAAAGTATTATGGACGGCGATCACCCTGTTCATCTTCTTAGTATGCTGCCAG ATTCCCCTCTTTGGTATCATGTCTTCAGACTCTGCAGATCCCTTCTACTGGATGAGAGTTATCCTGGCTTCCAACAGAG gaaCCTTGATGGAGTTGGGTATCTCCCCCATCGTCACCTCTGGTCTCATTATGCAGCTCCTGGCCGGTGCCAAGATCATTGAGGTTGGAGACACACCAAAAGATCGAGCCCTGTTCAACGGAGCTCAGAAAC tgTTTGGGATGATCATCACCATCGGTCAGGCCATTGTCTACGTCATGACCGGCATGTACGGAGATCCCTCTGAGATgggtgctggcatctgtctgctCATCACTATCCAG CTCTTCGTCGCCGGTCTCATCGTCTTACTCTTGGATGAGCTGCTACAGAAGGGCTACGGTCTGGGATCTGGTATCTCTCTCTTCATTGCTACGAACATCTGCGAGACCATCGTCTGGAAAGCGTTCAGCCCCACCACAGTGAACACCGGGCGAG GCACAGAGTTCGAGGGAGCCATCATCGCCTTGTTCCACCTGCTCGCCACTCGTACCGATAAGGTCCGCGCTCTCCGGGAAGCCTTTTACCGTCAAAATCTGCCCAACCTCATGAATCTGATTGCCACCATCTTTGTCTTTGCTGTGGTTATATACTTCCAG GGCTTTAGAGTGGACCTCCCCATCAAGTCCGCTCGGTACCGTGGACAGTACAACACGTACCCCATAAAGCTGTTCTACACCTCCAACATTCCCATCATCCTGCAGTCGGCCTTGGTCTccaacctgtacgtcatctcccagATGTTGTCGGCTCGCTTCAGCGGTAACCTGCTTGTCAACCTCCTGGGGACGTGGTCT GACACCTCCACGGGAGGACCTGCCCGAGCCTATCCCGTCGGGGGACTGTGTTATTACCTCTCTCCGCCGGAGTCGTTTGGTTCGGTGCTGGACGATCCGGTTCATGCTGTCGTTTACATCGTCTTCATGCTTGGTTCCTGCGCCTTTTTCTCAAAAACCTGGATTGAAGTATCTGGCTCCTCAGCAAAGGAC GTCGCAAAGCAGCTGAAAGAGCAACAGATGGTAATGAGAGGACACAGAGAGACGTCCATGGTGCACGAGCTGAACAG GTACATCCCCACAGCTGCTGCCTTTGGTGGTCTTTGCATCGGCGCGCTCTCGGTCCTCGCAGACTTCCTCGGTGCCATCGGCTCTGGAACTGGTATCCTGTTGGCCGTCACCATCATCTATCAGTACTTCGAGATCTTCGTCAAGGAGCAGAGCGAGGTCGGAAGCATGGGCGCCCTTCTCTTCTAA